From the genome of Trichocoleus sp. FACHB-46, one region includes:
- a CDS encoding transposase, whose product MELEISQHAEETEGFQVEPKRWVVERTWTWLENARILARDYERLPANHEGMIHVFIRLMLRRLTKNWRRWESSIA is encoded by the coding sequence ATGGAACTAGAAATTAGCCAACATGCTGAGGAGACGGAAGGCTTTCAAGTGGAACCCAAACGATGGGTGGTTGAGCGCACTTGGACATGGTTAGAGAACGCTCGTATTCTGGCTCGTGACTACGAACGCTTACCAGCGAATCACGAAGGCATGATTCATGTGTTCATCCGGCTGATGCTACGACGACTAACGAAGAATTGGCGGAGATGGGAATCAAGCATTGCTTGA
- a CDS encoding GNAT family N-acetyltransferase — protein sequence MALTPAIMVEQLQPRYSLAWINKVSEVPQAEWDALAMPLNTPFFEWDWLNNMETSGSATAKAGWLPNHLTVWRDRHLIAAAPLYIKGHSYGEFVFDQQWADLAQRLGISYYPKLLGMSPFTPAEGYRFLIAPGEDEDEIVEMMLDEIDHFCDRNRISGCHFLYVDPEWRPVLERHGFTPWLHHSFIWSNLGFQSFDDYLNVFNANQRRNIKRERKAVEKAGLTLKTFTGDDIPNSLFPLMYTYYADTCDKFGWWGSKYLTRRFFEQLQPHYRHRVVFVAAYSEQDPHQPMGMSFCLTKGDRLYGRYWGSQQDIDCLHFDACYYSPIEWAIANDIQTFDPGAGGRHKKRRGFPATPNHSLHRFYDKRLSQILRSYIREVNELEQQEMDGINEALPFKQANANLDQIDGVL from the coding sequence ATGGCCCTAACTCCAGCAATCATGGTCGAACAACTCCAGCCCCGGTATTCCCTCGCTTGGATCAACAAAGTTTCTGAAGTGCCCCAAGCCGAATGGGACGCATTAGCCATGCCCTTAAACACTCCATTTTTTGAGTGGGACTGGCTCAACAACATGGAAACCTCGGGCAGCGCTACCGCCAAAGCGGGATGGTTGCCCAATCACCTCACCGTTTGGCGCGATCGCCACCTGATCGCTGCTGCTCCGCTCTACATCAAGGGCCACAGCTACGGCGAGTTTGTCTTCGACCAGCAGTGGGCCGATTTAGCCCAGCGCTTAGGCATCAGTTACTACCCCAAACTCCTAGGGATGTCGCCCTTCACCCCTGCTGAAGGCTATCGCTTTCTGATTGCCCCTGGCGAGGATGAAGACGAAATCGTGGAAATGATGCTGGATGAGATCGATCACTTCTGCGATCGCAACCGCATCTCCGGTTGTCACTTTCTCTATGTCGATCCGGAATGGCGACCTGTTTTAGAACGTCACGGCTTCACCCCTTGGCTGCACCATAGCTTCATCTGGAGCAACCTTGGCTTCCAAAGCTTTGATGACTACCTCAATGTTTTTAATGCCAACCAGCGCCGCAACATCAAGCGAGAACGCAAAGCTGTTGAGAAAGCAGGTCTGACGCTGAAAACCTTTACTGGAGATGACATCCCCAACTCCCTATTCCCACTGATGTATACCTACTATGCCGATACCTGCGACAAATTCGGCTGGTGGGGTAGCAAATATCTAACCCGGCGGTTCTTTGAGCAACTCCAGCCCCACTACCGTCACCGAGTCGTTTTCGTCGCTGCCTACAGTGAACAAGACCCCCACCAACCGATGGGCATGTCCTTCTGTCTCACTAAAGGTGATCGGCTCTATGGACGCTACTGGGGCAGTCAGCAAGACATCGACTGTCTCCATTTCGATGCCTGCTACTACAGCCCCATTGAATGGGCGATCGCCAATGATATTCAAACTTTCGACCCTGGCGCGGGTGGTCGTCACAAAAAACGCCGAGGCTTCCCTGCCACGCCCAACCATAGCCTGCACCGCTTCTACGACAAGCGCCTCAGCCAAATCCTGCGATCGTACATCCGGGAAGTGAATGAGCTAGAGCAGCAGGAAATGGATGGCATCAACGAAGCCCTTCCTTTCAAGCAAGCCAATGCCAACTTAGATCAAATAGATGGTGTCCTTTAA
- a CDS encoding RibD family protein, which translates to MVDSALARPHTTVVLAMSADGKIADVRRSPARFGSAADKAHLEKQVAQADAVLFGAGTLRAYGTTLRVSHPELLEMRSQQGKPAQPVQIVCSRSGEFDPNLRFFTQPVPRWLLTITLGAKAWQERAEFERILIAEAPEAPEQTLDWEQAFQQLATLGIQRLAVLGGGELVGSLMALDLIDELWLTVCPLILGGAIAPSPVQGLGFSAESAPRLELLSAEANGPEVFLHYRLQR; encoded by the coding sequence ATGGTTGACTCGGCTTTGGCTCGACCCCATACGACAGTTGTGTTGGCAATGAGCGCAGATGGCAAAATTGCCGATGTAAGGCGATCGCCCGCTCGGTTTGGTTCGGCTGCGGACAAAGCTCATTTGGAAAAACAAGTGGCTCAAGCAGATGCAGTACTGTTTGGGGCGGGTACGTTGCGTGCTTATGGCACGACGCTGCGGGTATCTCATCCAGAACTGTTGGAGATGCGATCGCAGCAGGGCAAACCCGCCCAACCTGTACAAATAGTTTGCTCTCGCTCTGGTGAATTTGACCCCAACCTGCGCTTCTTTACTCAACCTGTACCCCGCTGGTTGCTCACGATTACCCTTGGAGCAAAGGCTTGGCAGGAGAGAGCTGAATTCGAGCGCATTCTGATAGCAGAGGCACCTGAGGCACCTGAGCAAACCTTGGACTGGGAGCAGGCTTTTCAGCAACTAGCCACGTTGGGAATTCAGCGTTTAGCGGTGCTGGGAGGTGGCGAGTTAGTTGGTTCCTTGATGGCTCTGGATTTGATTGATGAACTGTGGCTGACAGTTTGCCCCTTGATTCTGGGTGGAGCGATCGCGCCTAGCCCAGTGCAAGGTTTAGGTTTTTCGGCAGAATCAGCGCCCCGCTTAGAATTGCTCTCGGCGGAAGCTAACGGCCCCGAAGTTTTTCTCCACTATCGCCTGCAACGCTGA
- a CDS encoding methyltransferase domain-containing protein — protein MVSVQEADYWQQRYREGTDRWDIGQAAPPFAKLLNSSPAPKSGRTAVLGCGRGYDALLFAAHGFEVMGFDFAPTAIAAATALAQTSQNPAQFLQRNIFDLATEFPGSFDYVIEHTCFCAIAPEQRPDYVQLVHTLLKPQGQLLALFFTHDRPGGPPFGITPVQIQQYFRPSFQILELAPVANSIPERQGEEQLGRFQRQD, from the coding sequence ATGGTGTCAGTTCAAGAAGCAGATTATTGGCAGCAACGGTATCGCGAAGGTACAGACCGTTGGGATATTGGACAAGCTGCACCACCGTTTGCCAAGTTGCTAAACTCATCCCCTGCTCCTAAATCAGGCCGAACTGCTGTACTTGGTTGTGGACGGGGGTATGATGCGCTTTTATTTGCGGCTCATGGTTTTGAAGTGATGGGGTTTGACTTCGCGCCAACCGCGATCGCTGCCGCCACCGCCCTAGCTCAAACTAGTCAGAACCCAGCCCAGTTCCTCCAGCGCAACATTTTTGATTTAGCCACCGAATTTCCTGGTAGTTTTGACTACGTGATTGAGCATACCTGCTTTTGCGCGATCGCCCCAGAACAGCGACCTGACTACGTGCAACTCGTCCACACCTTGCTTAAACCTCAAGGACAACTTCTAGCACTGTTCTTCACCCACGACCGTCCGGGTGGTCCTCCCTTTGGCATCACACCCGTCCAGATTCAGCAGTATTTTCGACCTAGTTTTCAAATTCTAGAGCTGGCCCCTGTCGCCAACTCCATCCCAGAGCGGCAAGGAGAAGAGCAGTTAGGCCGCTTCCAGCGCCAAGATTGA
- a CDS encoding DUF4346 domain-containing protein, whose product MNPIVEAVTVLDNKLSNRYIDLDPGGYFIIYIDREANQICAKHYTNTINDRGLAVDPETGEVIPVRGKVERTHTKIYSARSAKELCIQLFESKEPSLVTKLDHAAYLGREFVRAETAMLSGEEYVQD is encoded by the coding sequence ATGAATCCCATTGTTGAAGCAGTTACCGTCCTCGATAACAAATTATCCAACCGCTATATCGACCTCGATCCTGGCGGCTACTTCATCATCTACATCGATCGCGAAGCCAACCAGATTTGCGCCAAGCACTACACCAACACCATCAACGATCGCGGGCTAGCCGTTGACCCAGAAACAGGCGAAGTCATCCCAGTCCGGGGAAAAGTAGAACGCACTCACACCAAAATCTACAGTGCCAGAAGTGCCAAAGAACTCTGCATCCAACTCTTTGAGTCCAAAGAACCCAGCCTCGTCACCAAGCTCGATCACGCCGCCTACCTAGGCCGAGAATTCGTCCGAGCTGAAACCGCCATGCTCTCCGGAGAGGAATATGTGCAGGACTGA
- the psb32 gene encoding photosystem II repair protein Psb32, with translation MLAVQLVASPASATGIYEMPSSPPQTQLLDQADVISRLNEGKITKELEDLSQQTGNEVHLVVIRRLDYDESPEGFTNKLFEKWFPTPEAQANQTLLVLDKVTNQAAIRTGDQVKAVMSDAIATSMAQETLLVPLVQGDNYNQAFLDVSDRLVAVLSGRPDPGPPQVVDNVRVEGTFATAEKTEQERGNSLVWVVGLLVAATVIPMATYYFYLFLQSRA, from the coding sequence ATGTTGGCTGTGCAGTTGGTGGCCTCACCTGCTAGCGCCACTGGAATTTATGAGATGCCTAGCTCGCCGCCACAAACGCAGCTTTTGGACCAAGCTGATGTCATCAGTCGCCTCAACGAAGGCAAAATTACTAAGGAATTAGAAGATTTATCGCAGCAAACTGGGAACGAAGTTCATTTGGTCGTGATCCGTCGCCTTGATTACGATGAAAGTCCAGAAGGGTTTACGAATAAGCTGTTTGAGAAGTGGTTTCCTACCCCTGAAGCCCAAGCCAATCAAACGCTTTTGGTGCTAGATAAAGTGACGAATCAGGCGGCAATCCGCACGGGTGACCAGGTAAAAGCGGTGATGTCGGATGCGATCGCGACTAGTATGGCCCAGGAAACATTGCTGGTGCCGTTGGTGCAGGGTGACAACTATAACCAGGCGTTTTTGGATGTGAGCGATCGCTTGGTAGCGGTGCTTTCGGGTCGGCCTGATCCGGGTCCACCTCAAGTTGTGGACAATGTACGGGTGGAAGGAACATTCGCCACGGCGGAGAAAACCGAGCAGGAGCGAGGCAATTCTTTGGTTTGGGTGGTTGGTTTGTTGGTTGCTGCCACTGTGATTCCAATGGCGACTTACTATTTCTACTTGTTTTTACAGTCTCGGGCATAG
- a CDS encoding KGG domain-containing protein, with the protein MANKKKEEKGKQGFASMDESKQREIASMGGKAAHEKGTAHEFSPEEAREAGRKGGETVSQDRDHMAEIGREGGRNSHKNR; encoded by the coding sequence ATGGCAAATAAAAAGAAGGAAGAGAAAGGGAAACAGGGTTTTGCCTCCATGGACGAAAGCAAGCAACGTGAGATTGCTAGCATGGGTGGCAAGGCTGCACATGAGAAAGGCACTGCTCATGAGTTTAGCCCTGAAGAAGCTAGAGAAGCTGGGCGCAAAGGTGGCGAAACAGTCAGCCAAGACCGCGATCACATGGCAGAAATTGGGCGTGAAGGCGGTCGGAACAGCCATAAAAACCGTTAG
- a CDS encoding response regulator transcription factor, whose protein sequence is MSPAQAHSPAKRILIVDDMPDNLSLLEAILIEEGFEVDSARNGKSALALLEASPPALALIDAMMPGMDGYELTRRIRQNKSLPFIPVILITASESASAPAGLDLGANDFIRKPIDYDELMARINAFLRLKDTMSPSQ, encoded by the coding sequence ATGTCTCCTGCTCAAGCTCACTCCCCAGCCAAACGCATTTTAATTGTTGATGACATGCCCGATAATTTGTCTCTTTTAGAAGCAATTTTGATTGAAGAAGGATTTGAGGTTGATAGTGCCAGAAATGGTAAATCTGCTCTAGCTCTTTTAGAAGCGTCACCCCCTGCCTTAGCCCTGATCGATGCCATGATGCCTGGTATGGATGGTTATGAACTAACCCGGCGCATCCGGCAAAATAAAAGCTTACCGTTCATCCCAGTGATTTTGATTACCGCGTCTGAGAGTGCCAGTGCTCCGGCAGGATTAGACTTAGGAGCCAACGACTTCATCCGCAAACCAATTGACTATGACGAGTTAATGGCTAGAATTAATGCATTTTTACGTTTGAAAGACACAATGAGTCCCTCGCAGTAG
- a CDS encoding HAMP domain-containing sensor histidine kinase: protein MDFSQALAAKRDIIVQTWIETVRQDLQIPAVDDLPRSAIRDHLPDVLVGMVSILSQTQDNDIQSIVERSLEHGVLRAAQGFAPNEIAREYHLLRRVIFATLETDFLKGTVSDVIRAYSLIDTMIDEAITQCFNSYVEERLCELHQLQSQAELTNQELTRLVKANQDNLSQLAHELKNPLNSIIGYSELMLRASRKVPETRDTTPHVEHIETVVRNGRQLLRLINDALEISRYEAGKMDLHPEPTEVRSVIKDVVEMLKPLADTKALELVVDCDRAPATVYTDSLRLQQIVTNLLSNAIRYTKSGTIWLSCETLGDRQWLLAVKDTGIGIAPEEQSLVFDPFYRAENNEVHVPDSTGLGLAIVSQLVNLMQGKIELKSQLGVGSTFTVTWPLKIQA, encoded by the coding sequence ATGGATTTTAGTCAAGCGCTAGCTGCAAAACGAGACATCATTGTACAAACCTGGATTGAGACAGTTCGCCAGGATTTACAGATTCCGGCGGTTGACGATCTACCGCGATCGGCAATTCGGGATCATCTTCCTGATGTGCTTGTAGGCATGGTTAGCATTCTCTCCCAGACTCAAGATAATGATATTCAATCCATTGTTGAGAGAAGTTTAGAGCATGGGGTCTTACGGGCGGCTCAAGGTTTTGCACCTAATGAAATTGCTCGTGAGTATCACCTTCTACGTCGGGTCATCTTTGCTACTCTGGAAACCGATTTTCTCAAAGGAACGGTATCGGACGTAATACGGGCATATAGCTTAATTGACACCATGATTGACGAAGCGATTACCCAGTGCTTCAACAGTTATGTGGAAGAGCGCTTGTGTGAGTTGCACCAACTCCAAAGCCAAGCAGAACTCACAAACCAGGAACTCACTCGCTTAGTGAAAGCGAATCAAGACAATCTATCCCAACTAGCTCACGAGCTAAAAAACCCCCTCAATTCCATTATTGGCTACTCAGAGTTGATGTTGCGAGCGTCTCGCAAGGTGCCAGAGACACGGGACACCACGCCCCATGTAGAGCATATTGAGACTGTCGTTCGTAATGGTAGACAGCTACTACGACTGATCAATGATGCCCTCGAGATTTCCCGCTATGAGGCAGGCAAAATGGACCTGCATCCAGAACCCACTGAAGTACGTTCTGTGATTAAGGATGTGGTAGAGATGCTCAAGCCTTTGGCAGATACCAAAGCTCTAGAGCTTGTGGTTGATTGCGATCGTGCCCCTGCAACGGTGTATACAGATTCTCTACGCTTACAGCAAATTGTTACCAATCTCCTGAGTAATGCAATTCGCTACACCAAATCAGGCACGATTTGGCTCTCCTGTGAGACTTTAGGCGATCGCCAATGGTTGTTGGCAGTTAAAGACACCGGAATTGGGATTGCCCCAGAAGAGCAGTCATTGGTTTTTGATCCCTTTTACCGCGCTGAGAACAACGAGGTGCATGTGCCAGATAGTACTGGATTAGGCTTAGCGATCGTCTCCCAACTCGTCAATCTCATGCAAGGAAAAATTGAGCTGAAATCTCAGCTGGGAGTAGGCTCTACCTTTACAGTGACTTGGCCTCTAAAAATTCAAGCTTAG
- the surE gene encoding 5'/3'-nucleotidase SurE — MTLILTNDDGIDAPGIRALQKAVNGTGVLVAPKLEWSGCGHRVTTTIPIHIEQRSPAEYAIGGTPADCVRVAISHLFPKVQFVLSGINAGGNLGADVYISGTVAAVREAALHGIPGVAISHYRKGRRNVDWDTAARWTAQVLTQLHDRPLELGSFWNVNLPHLEPGDPDPEVVFCNSCKQPLPIDYAVEGDSLIYKGEYSKRDRTLGSDVDVCFSGKIAVTQLHL, encoded by the coding sequence ATGACCCTAATTCTCACCAATGATGATGGTATTGATGCCCCTGGAATTCGAGCTTTGCAAAAGGCCGTGAATGGAACAGGTGTGCTGGTCGCTCCCAAACTAGAATGGTCTGGTTGTGGGCATCGGGTCACAACTACCATTCCCATTCATATTGAGCAGCGATCGCCCGCCGAGTATGCGATCGGAGGCACTCCTGCCGATTGTGTCCGTGTCGCGATCAGCCATCTCTTTCCCAAAGTCCAATTTGTCCTGTCTGGGATCAACGCTGGAGGCAACTTGGGCGCAGATGTATATATTTCTGGAACGGTCGCAGCAGTGCGGGAAGCAGCATTGCATGGGATTCCAGGCGTGGCTATATCTCACTATCGCAAAGGACGACGTAATGTAGATTGGGATACAGCCGCGCGTTGGACTGCTCAGGTTTTAACCCAGCTGCACGATCGCCCCCTAGAGCTCGGCAGCTTTTGGAATGTCAATCTCCCTCATTTAGAACCCGGTGATCCTGATCCAGAAGTGGTGTTTTGCAACTCCTGCAAGCAGCCACTACCGATTGATTATGCTGTTGAGGGAGACTCCCTAATTTACAAAGGAGAATACTCCAAGCGCGATCGCACTCTAGGTAGTGATGTCGATGTCTGTTTCTCTGGCAAAATTGCCGTGACGCAGCTCCATCTATGA
- a CDS encoding NAD-dependent epimerase/dehydratase family protein has translation MRILIMGGTRFVGVYLTQILVEQGHEVVLFNRGNKPAPVAGVQQIQGDRTDSAQLKDKLAAETFDAIFDNNGRELSDTQPLADLFRDKVQHFVYISSAGVYLKSDQMPHMEGDVVDAKSRHRGKHETEAYIAEQGLPFTAIRPTYIYGPQNYNDLEAWFFDRIVRDRPIPIPGHGLHLTQLGHVQDLAQAMANVLGNPTAIGQIYNISSDRYVTFDGLARACAVAAGKSADAVEIVHYDPKQFDFGKRKAFPLRTQHFFASVQKAIAELNWHPKFELVSGLKDSFHQDYLVSGRDTAAVDFSVDDEILGA, from the coding sequence ATGCGAATTCTGATTATGGGTGGCACCCGATTTGTTGGGGTTTACCTGACCCAAATTTTGGTTGAGCAAGGGCATGAAGTAGTTTTGTTTAATCGGGGAAATAAACCTGCTCCGGTGGCGGGTGTGCAGCAGATTCAGGGCGATCGCACAGACTCTGCTCAACTCAAAGACAAATTAGCCGCAGAGACGTTTGATGCCATCTTTGACAACAACGGTCGGGAGTTGAGCGACACTCAACCGCTAGCAGATCTGTTCCGAGACAAAGTACAACATTTCGTCTACATAAGTTCTGCGGGAGTGTATTTGAAATCGGATCAGATGCCGCATATGGAAGGAGATGTGGTAGACGCCAAAAGTCGGCATCGTGGAAAGCACGAAACAGAAGCTTATATAGCAGAGCAGGGATTGCCCTTTACTGCAATTCGTCCTACCTATATCTACGGCCCGCAAAACTACAACGACTTAGAAGCTTGGTTTTTTGATCGTATTGTTCGCGATCGCCCGATTCCAATTCCGGGTCATGGTCTGCACCTGACGCAATTGGGGCATGTGCAAGACTTAGCTCAAGCAATGGCAAATGTGTTGGGTAATCCGACAGCGATCGGGCAAATCTACAATATTTCCAGCGATCGCTATGTTACATTTGATGGCTTAGCTCGCGCTTGTGCCGTGGCTGCAGGAAAATCTGCGGATGCAGTTGAGATTGTGCATTACGACCCCAAACAATTTGATTTCGGTAAGCGCAAAGCCTTTCCCCTGCGGACCCAACACTTCTTTGCCTCGGTGCAGAAGGCGATCGCTGAACTCAACTGGCACCCTAAGTTCGAGCTTGTTTCTGGGCTGAAAGACTCGTTTCACCAAGATTATCTCGTTTCCGGTCGGGACACAGCGGCAGTAGATTTTTCAGTGGATGACGAGATTTTGGGCGCATGA
- a CDS encoding glycosyltransferase family 39 protein, translated as MKRLHYLALVGAIALGTALRFWNLDAKPLWLDEVITAIFSFGRSYYDVPLNMLFSHTVLDQVFTLKSGVSCPQIAQTVSTESVHPPLFFCLLHGWLQWINPFAQSWVWKLRSLPALFGVAAIVAIYGLNRVAFSRKAGLMAAALMGVSPFAVYLSQEARHYTLPMLLITLALLGLVQMQQDLWQSRRLRPLPWLGWMLVNGIGFYIHYFFLLAFVGQVVTLVGIAVWQRSRISRYHWGAIALAISGVALSYLPWLPTLLSHTGRPEIDWLSPFQSSWLDKLAPLYQLPAAWLIMVISFPVENQPLWIAIPAALLMLVFAIWLMRHVIRGLKQLWVQPETHLATITLTSFILCVLLEFLGIVYVLGKDITVVPRYNFVYYPAVCALLGASLTQLSQNSSLPPRMSWPHYWSAYRVQISVLVVGLLSCIFLGLGFIFQKPYQPQQVAQNLMLEPTKPLMVVTGYDTLLEVALGLSFDLEVHRQSLTSPELNQNISFGFLSRQPTYSQLWQNLANVQPPVSTPPNLWIVGSGLRQREFPEQLSLPSQAKSGGETVACDRDEENYHRIGVPYQLYRCAAR; from the coding sequence ATGAAACGTTTACACTACTTGGCTTTGGTCGGGGCGATCGCTTTGGGCACAGCGTTACGCTTCTGGAACTTGGATGCCAAACCTCTCTGGCTGGATGAAGTGATTACGGCAATTTTTAGCTTTGGTCGCAGCTACTACGATGTGCCGCTAAATATGCTGTTTTCCCATACGGTGCTGGATCAGGTCTTCACGCTCAAATCGGGTGTTAGTTGTCCGCAAATCGCCCAAACTGTTAGCACTGAGTCTGTGCATCCGCCGCTGTTCTTCTGCTTGCTGCATGGCTGGTTGCAGTGGATCAACCCATTTGCCCAGTCTTGGGTGTGGAAGCTGCGATCGCTCCCGGCGTTGTTTGGAGTTGCAGCGATCGTGGCTATTTATGGACTAAATCGTGTTGCCTTTTCTCGCAAGGCAGGCTTGATGGCAGCAGCTTTGATGGGGGTGTCTCCTTTTGCGGTGTATCTCTCGCAGGAGGCCCGTCACTATACCTTGCCAATGTTGCTGATTACGCTGGCATTGTTGGGTTTAGTCCAAATGCAGCAAGACTTGTGGCAATCTCGACGGCTCAGACCGCTGCCTTGGCTCGGTTGGATGTTGGTCAATGGCATTGGCTTCTATATCCACTACTTTTTCTTGTTGGCGTTTGTCGGGCAAGTCGTTACCTTAGTGGGGATTGCAGTTTGGCAACGTTCCAGAATCTCCCGCTATCACTGGGGGGCGATCGCCCTAGCTATTTCTGGCGTGGCTTTGAGCTATCTCCCTTGGTTGCCCACATTACTCAGCCACACAGGCCGCCCAGAAATCGATTGGCTATCTCCCTTTCAATCCAGTTGGCTCGACAAGCTAGCACCGCTCTATCAACTACCTGCGGCTTGGCTGATCATGGTGATCTCCTTCCCTGTGGAGAATCAGCCACTCTGGATCGCTATTCCAGCGGCTTTGTTGATGTTGGTGTTTGCAATTTGGCTTATGCGCCACGTCATCCGAGGCTTGAAGCAGCTTTGGGTACAGCCAGAGACTCATTTAGCAACTATCACTTTGACCAGCTTTATTCTGTGTGTGCTGTTGGAATTTTTGGGGATTGTCTATGTGTTAGGCAAAGACATTACGGTAGTGCCGCGCTATAACTTTGTCTACTATCCAGCGGTCTGTGCTTTATTAGGAGCAAGCCTAACCCAGCTATCTCAAAACAGCTCTCTGCCTCCTAGAATGTCCTGGCCTCACTACTGGAGTGCTTACCGAGTCCAGATCAGCGTCTTAGTGGTTGGTCTCCTTAGCTGTATCTTTTTAGGACTGGGTTTCATCTTTCAGAAACCTTACCAGCCGCAACAGGTAGCTCAGAATTTAATGTTGGAACCCACTAAACCTCTGATGGTGGTGACAGGTTATGACACACTCTTGGAAGTTGCTCTAGGGTTAAGCTTCGACTTGGAAGTGCATCGGCAATCGCTCACTTCTCCAGAACTAAATCAAAACATCTCCTTTGGTTTCTTGAGTCGCCAACCCACCTACAGCCAACTTTGGCAGAATTTAGCCAACGTGCAACCGCCTGTCTCCACTCCACCTAATTTGTGGATTGTTGGCAGTGGTTTGAGGCAAAGAGAATTTCCAGAGCAGCTCAGCTTACCGAGCCAAGCTAAGTCGGGAGGGGAGACGGTGGCTTGCGATCGCGATGAAGAAAACTACCATCGTATTGGTGTGCCTTACCAACTCTATCGTTGCGCTGCCAGATAA
- a CDS encoding S10 family peptidase, which produces MSDTPNSPVARKSSITEHALTLSDRRIRYTASAEWQTLFDQEKPVAEMFHVAYLAETDEATTRPLTFVFNGGPGAASAYLHMGALGPKRIYFDANGGLPKPPVRLVDNLESWLSFTDLVFIDPIGTGFSRSLPADKDKQDKSSETPSSTEAEKPKEVEFWEVERDLKALGEFIQRFLSRHKRWLSPIFIAGESYGGFRVAKLARKLQQEFGIGLSGAILISPALEFSLLGGNDYNLTSWATLLPSLAAAAAHHGRAQWAGEPGDLSAHMVAAELFARRTLIPLLAMGDALTSEERQSAYQQIANLIGLPLSLVERQAGRVDIEVFSRELLRDRQRIVGLYDASITAIDPFPDRTVYQGIDPTLDGLDRLFTGAINSHLRDTLGLETDLTYHLLNLETFKAWQFDLKGELKQGFIGAVDDLRIGMTLNPYMQVYITHGFFDLVTPYFASNHLADLMKLDPEIRPNLTLKHFQGGHMFYSWDDSRLQWFTEMQTFYRNAIA; this is translated from the coding sequence ATGTCTGACACCCCTAATTCCCCCGTCGCTCGCAAATCCAGTATCACCGAGCATGCCCTGACGCTGAGCGATCGCCGGATTCGCTATACCGCCTCAGCGGAGTGGCAAACGCTGTTTGACCAAGAAAAGCCTGTGGCAGAAATGTTCCACGTTGCCTATCTAGCTGAAACAGATGAAGCAACGACTCGCCCTCTGACTTTTGTGTTTAATGGTGGACCTGGGGCTGCTTCTGCCTATCTCCACATGGGTGCGCTAGGGCCAAAACGGATCTATTTTGATGCCAATGGTGGCTTGCCGAAACCTCCGGTGCGATTGGTCGACAACCTCGAAAGTTGGCTCAGTTTTACAGATTTGGTGTTTATTGATCCGATCGGAACGGGATTTAGCCGTAGTTTGCCAGCTGACAAAGACAAGCAGGACAAATCGAGTGAGACACCTAGCAGCACGGAAGCAGAGAAACCCAAGGAAGTAGAGTTTTGGGAGGTGGAGCGGGATTTAAAGGCGTTGGGAGAGTTTATCCAAAGATTTCTCTCACGCCACAAACGCTGGTTATCTCCTATCTTTATTGCAGGGGAAAGTTATGGTGGCTTTCGGGTTGCTAAGTTGGCTCGCAAACTGCAACAGGAGTTTGGCATTGGTCTTTCCGGAGCGATTTTAATCTCTCCCGCCTTAGAATTCAGCTTGCTGGGTGGAAATGATTACAACCTCACTTCTTGGGCCACATTGCTACCCTCCTTGGCCGCGGCAGCAGCTCATCATGGACGCGCTCAGTGGGCTGGGGAACCCGGAGATCTATCTGCCCATATGGTCGCAGCCGAACTCTTTGCCCGTAGGACGCTGATTCCACTACTGGCGATGGGAGATGCGCTAACTTCTGAGGAACGCCAATCAGCCTATCAACAGATCGCAAATTTGATTGGGTTGCCGCTGTCTTTGGTGGAGAGACAGGCTGGGCGGGTTGATATTGAAGTTTTTTCGAGAGAACTGTTGCGCGATCGCCAGCGGATTGTAGGGTTGTATGATGCCTCAATCACCGCGATCGATCCCTTCCCCGATCGCACCGTTTATCAAGGGATTGACCCGACGCTAGATGGACTCGATCGCCTGTTTACAGGAGCAATCAACAGCCACTTGCGCGATACCTTGGGTCTGGAAACAGATTTGACCTACCACCTCCTGAATCTGGAAACCTTTAAGGCTTGGCAGTTTGATCTCAAAGGAGAACTGAAACAAGGATTTATTGGTGCAGTGGATGATTTGCGTATAGGAATGACACTGAATCCTTATATGCAGGTGTATATCACCCACGGGTTTTTTGATCTGGTGACTCCCTACTTTGCGTCCAATCACCTAGCGGATCTCATGAAGCTCGACCCTGAGATCCGCCCCAACTTGACGCTAAAACATTTCCAAGGTGGACATATGTTTTATAGTTGGGATGACTCGCGCCTGCAATGGTTTACAGAGATGCAGACCTTCTACCGAAACGCGATCGCCTGA